From Camelus dromedarius isolate mCamDro1 chromosome 12, mCamDro1.pat, whole genome shotgun sequence, the proteins below share one genomic window:
- the LOC105098072 gene encoding LOW QUALITY PROTEIN: olfactory receptor 52B4-like (The sequence of the model RefSeq protein was modified relative to this genomic sequence to represent the inferred CDS: substituted 1 base at 1 genomic stop codon) has protein sequence MTTLNHIGVSHTVFRLLGIPGLEDQHLWISIPFFISYTITLLGNSLLISIILTKRSLHEPMYLFLCMLAGADLVLSTCTAPQALAIFWFHAGEISLDCCITQLFFIHSTFISESGILLVMAFDCYIAICYPLRYTTILTHALIGKIGVTIFLRSYATIFPIIFLLKILTFCRNNILLHTACKHIVLARVSCDDIXVNIWYGSFVLMSTVTLDVVLIFISYMLILHAVLCIPSQDARHKAFNTCGSHVCVIILFYGPAIFTTLTQRFGHHIPLHIHSLLGNVCILAPPMLNPIIYGIKTKQIQDQVTQVLFSKKV, from the coding sequence ATGACGACCTTAAACCACATTGGTGTTAGCCACACAGTCTTCCGCTTGCTGGGCATCCCCGGCCTTGAGGACCAGCATTTGTGGATTTCCATCCCCTTCTTCATTTCCTATACCATCACCCTGCTTGGGAACAGTCTGCTCATCAGCATTATCCTCACGAAGCGCAGCCTCCACGAGCCCATGTACCTCTTCCTCTGCATGCTGGCCGGAGCAGACCTTGTCCTCTCCACGTGCACAGCACCTCAGGCCTTGGCCATCTTCTGGTTCCATGCTGGGGAGATCTCCCTGGATTGCTGCATCACTCagcttttctttatccattccacCTTCATCTCTGAGTCAGGGATCTTACTGGTGATGGCGTTTGACTGCTACATTGCCATATGCTACCCACTGAGATACACCACTATTCTTACACATGCACTGATAGGGAAAATTGGTGTGACTATATTCCTGAGAAGTTATGCTACAATTTTCCCCATaatatttcttctgaaaataCTGACTTTTTGCAGAAATAACATTCTTCTACACACGGCTTGTAAGCACATTGTCTTGGCCCGTGTTTCCTGTGATGACATATGAGTAAACATCTGGTATGGGTCTTTTGTCCTAATGTCCACAGTGACCTTAGATGTTGTGctaattttcatttcatatatgcTTATTCTCCATGCTGTTCTCTGCATCCCTTCTCAAGATGCTCGCCACAAAGCTTTCAACACATGTGGCTCCCATGTCTGCGtcatcattctcttttatggGCCTGCCATCTTCACAACACTTACTCAGAGGTTTGGACACCATATCCCACTCCATATTCACTCTCTGCTGGGCAATGTCTGCATTCTGGCTCCTCCTATGCTGAATCCCATCATTTATGGGATCAAAACCAAACAGATCCAGGACCAGGTGACTcaagttttgttttcaaaaaaggtATGA